A genomic segment from Juglans regia cultivar Chandler chromosome 14, Walnut 2.0, whole genome shotgun sequence encodes:
- the LOC109016244 gene encoding hydroquinone glucosyltransferase-like, producing the protein MSMAEKPHIAILPSPGMGHLIPLIEFAKALLALHHGFGVTCIVPTIGYPSEAMKAVLEGLPTNIDHVFLPPVSPKDLEKAHPGIQISLTITLSLPSLRDVLKSLLETTRLTALVFDPFGSDVLEVAKELQLSPYFFIPTNAMVLSLLLHLPTLDETIPCEYRDLPEPLKLPGCIPIHGRDLINPVQDRKSEWYKLFLRNAKRLPLAEGIMVNTFIDLEGRVIKALEEDEAGYPPIYPVGPIIQSGSGTDDEDDRSGCLRWLDNQPGGSVLFVSFGSGGTLSSDQINELALGLESSGQKFLWVVRSPNNESANAAYLKNQSHDDPLAFLPQGFLARTKGQGLVVPSWAPQAQILSHASTGGFLTHCGWNSTLESIMINGTPLIAWPLYAEQRMNAILLAEDLKVALRPKADEKGLVGREEIAKVVQGLMVGEEGKSVLKRMKELRIAGEKAKSADGSSTRALSKLASKLAFQPRSF; encoded by the coding sequence ATGTCCATGGCAGAAAAACCCCATATAGCTATACTACCCAGTCCAGGGATGGGTCACCTCATCCCACTAATCGAGTTTGCCAAGGCGCTACTTGCTCTTCACCATGGCTTCGGTGTCACGTGCATCGTTCCCACGATTGGGTATCCTTCAGAAGCCATGAAAGCCGTTCTCGAAGGCCTCCCCACCAACATAGACCATGTCTTTCTTCCTCCAGTGAGCCCCAAGGACCTCGAGAAAGCACACCCTGGGATCCAGATTTCCCTTACCATTACTCTCTCTCTACCATCCCTTCGTGATGTGTTGAAGTCATTACTCGAGACGACTCGGCTGACTGCTCTCGTCTTTGACCCTTTCGGAAGCGACGTCCTAGAAGTTGCCAAGGAATTACAACTGTCACCGTACTTTTTCATCCCCACAAATGCCATGGTTTTGTCGCTCCTCTTGCATCTTCCGACACTGGACGAGACAATTCCATGCGAGTACAGAGACCTACCAGAACCATTGAAGCTCCCGGGGTGCATACCTATTCACGGTAGAGATCTAATAAACCCAGTTCAAGATCGAAAAAGTGAATGGTACAAACTGTTTCTTCGCAATGCAAAACGTCTCCCATTAGCCGAGGGGATCATGGTTAACACGTTCATCGACTTGGAAGGACGAGTTATAAAAGCTCTAGAAGAGGACGAAGCTGGATATCCTCCAATTTATCCGGTTGGACCAATCATTCAAAGTGGCTCAGGTACTGATGATGAAGATGACAGGTCAGGGTGTTTAAGATGGTTGGACAATCAGCCAGGTGGTTCTGTCCTATTTGTCTCTTTTGGGAGTGGTGGAACCCTGTCGTCTGATCAAATAAACGAGCTAGCCTTAGGATTGGAATCGAGTGGGCAAAAATTCTTATGGGTGGTAAGAAGCCCAAACAATGAATCTGCTAACGCCGCATACCTTAAAAATCAGAGCCATGACGATCCTCTTGCTTTCTTACCACAAGGGTTCCTAGCAAGAACCAAAGGTCAAGGACTAGTCGTGCCCTCTTGGGCGCCGCAGGCCCAGATCCTAAGCCACGCCTCCACGGGTGGGTTCCTGACCCACTGCGGTTGGAATTCAACCCTGGAGAGCATCATGATCAATGGCACACCATTGATTGCTTGGCCGCTTTATGCAGAGCAAAGAATGAATGCAATACTCTTAGCTGAGGATCTAAAAGTGGCATTAAGACCAAAAGCTGACGAGAAGGGCCTTGTGGGTAGAGAAGAAATTGCGAAAGTCGTGCAGGGTCTAATGGTCGGAGAAGAGGGGAAGAGTGTTCTCAAGCGTATGAAAGAGCTAAGGATTGCTGGTGAAAAAGCAAAAAGTGCAGATGGTTCTTCCACAAGGGCACTCTCCAAATTAGCATCGAAACTTGCTTTTCAACCGAGATCATTTTAG
- the LOC109016260 gene encoding hydroquinone glucosyltransferase-like, whose translation MEQESHIAILPSPGMGHLIPIVELAKRLALHHNFRVKCIIPTTGTPSNAIKGVLEGLPTSIDHVFLPPVCLEDVSGALPGIQVSLTMTRSLPSVRHVLKSLAETTRLVAVILDHSASDALNIAKELNVSPYIFFPSNALALSLLLHLPKLDKTVPCEYRDLPEPLKLSGCIPIHGRDLMDPIQDRKGEWYRLFLRLTEQLRLAEGILVNTFMDLQERAIKALADEEAGNPPLYPIGPMIKTGQSTDQVEGWECLRWLDNQPCGSVLFVSFGSGGTLSSDQLEELASGLELSGQKFLWVARRPNNDLANAAYLSNQSQEEPLAFLPQGFVERTKVQGLVVSSWAPQVQVLSHRSTGGFLTHCGWNSTLESIVNGVPLIAWPLYSEQRMNAVLLVEDLKVALRPKTDEKGIVNREEIAKVSKGLMVGEEGKRVHNRMKELKIAAEKALSEDGSSIRALSEFTSKLAFNTN comes from the coding sequence ATGGAACAAGAATCACACATAGCTATTCTACCAAGCCCAGGAATGGGTCACCTTATCCCCATAGTTGAGCTTGCCAAGCGACTTGCTCTTCACCATAATTTTCGTGTCAAGTGCATCATTCCCACAACTGGGACTCCATCCAATGCCATTAAAGGCGTCCTCGAGGGCCTTCCCACCAGCATAGACCATGTCTTTCTTCCTCCAGTGTGCTTGGAAGACGTCTCCGGAGCTCTGCCTGGAATCCAAGTCTCCCTCACCATGACTCGTTCTCTGCCCTCTGTTCGCCATGTGTTGAAGTCCTTAGCTGAAACTACTCGGTTGGTTGCAGTTATCCTTGATCATTCTGCTAGCGATGCACTAAATATTGCCAAGGAACTCAACGTCTCTCCATACATTTTCTTCCCCTCAAATGCTTTGGCGTTGTCATTGCTCTTGCATTTGCCAAAGCTGGACAAGACAGTTCCATGCGAGTACAGAGACCTCCCAGAACCTTTGAAACTCTCTGGATGCATACCTATTCACGGTAGAGATCTAATGGACCCGATTCAAGACCGAAAAGGTGAGTGGTACAGATTGTTTCTTCGCCTTACAGAACAACTCCGATTAGCTGAAGGTATTTTGGTTAATACGTTTATGGACTTACAGGAGAGAGCTATAAAAGCTTTGGCAGATGAAGAAGCTGGAAACCCTCCTCTTTACCCTATTGGACCCATGATTAAAACAGGCCAAAGTACTGATCAGGTTGAAGGGTGGGAGTGTTTAAGGTGGTTGGACAATCAGCCATGTGGCTCAGTCCTATTCGTCTCTTTTGGGAGTGGTGGGACTCTCTCTTCCGATCAGCTAGAGGAGCTAGCCTCAGGTTTAGAATTGAGTGGGCAAAAGTTCTTGTGGGTGGCAAGAAGACCAAATAATGATTTGGCTAATGCAGCATATCTTAGTAACCAAAGCCAGGAGGAACCTCTTGCTTTCTTACCACAAGGGTTCGTAGAGAGAACCAAAGTGCAAGGTCTAGTGGTGTCATCTTGGGCACCGCAGGTCCAAGTCCTTAGCCACAGGTCAACGGGTGGGTTCTTAACACACTGCGGCTGGAACTCGACTTTGGAGAGTATCGTCAATGGGGTACCACTAATTGCATGGCCGCTTTACTCAGAACAGAGGATGAATGCAGTATTACTTGTTGAGGATCTCAAAGTGGCCCTGAGACCAAAAACTGACGAGAAAGGCATAGTGAACAGAGAAGAAATTGCGAAAGTCAGTAAAGGATTAATGGTCGGAGAAGAGGGGAAGAGAGTTCACAACCGTATGAAAGAACTCAAAATTGCAGCTGAGAAAGCATTGAGCGAAGATGGTTCTTCCATAAGGGCACTCTCTGAATTCACATCAAAACTGGCCTTTAATACAAActag
- the LOC109016268 gene encoding chaperone protein dnaJ A6-like isoform X1, giving the protein MFGRGPKKSDNTKYYEILGVSKSASQDELKKAYKKAAIKNHPDKGGDPEKFKEIAQAYDVLNDPEKREIYDQYGEDALKEGMGGAGPSHNPFDIYEAFFGGGAFGGGGSSRVRRQKHGEDVVHTLKVSLDDLYNGTSKKLSLSRNILCQKCKGKGSKSGVSGRCYGCQGTGMKITTRQIRLGMIQQMQHVCPECRGSGEVISERDKCLQCKGNKVTQEKKVLEVHVEKGMQHGQKIVFEGQADQAPDTIAGDIVFVLQLKEHPKFKRKFDDLYVEHTISLTEALCGFQFALTHLDGRQLLIKSNPEEIIKPGQSKAINEEGMPHHQRPFIKGRLYIHFNVDFPESGILSPEQCRTLETILPPRASKHLTDMELDNCEETTLHDVNMEDETRRRRQQQQQQQQYPEAYDEDDEPSMPRVQCAQQ; this is encoded by the exons ATGTTTGGGCGTGGGCCAAAGAAGAGTGACAACACCAAGTACTATGAAATTCTTGGTGTTTCAAAAAGTGCAAGTCAAGATGAATTGAAGAAGGCATATAAAAAAGCTGCAATCAAGAATCATCCGGACAAAGGTGGAGATCCTGAGAAG TTTAAGGAAATAGCTCAAGCCTATGATGTTCTCAACGATCCAGAGAAAAGAGAAATCTATGACCAATATGGTGAAGATGCTCTCAAGGAGGGAATGGGAGGAGCTGGTCCCTCACATAATCCATTTGATATATATGAGGCATTTTTTGGTGGAGGAGCCTTTGGTG GTGGCGGCAGTTCACGAGTAAGAAGGCAGAAACATGGAGAGGATGTGGTGCATACTCTGAAGGTTTCTTTGGATGACCTGTACAATGGCACATCAAAGAAACTCTCCCTTTCTAGGAATATCTTGTGCCAAAAGTGTAAAGG GAAAGGCTCGAAAAGTGGAGTATCTGGGAGATGTTATGGGTGCCAAGGTACAGGAATGAAAATTACGACTCGACAGATTCGTTTGGGCATGATTCAACAGATGCAACACGTCTGTCCTGAATGCAGAGGCTCAG GTGAGGTCATCAGTGAGAGAGATAAATGCCTCCAATGCAAAGGAAACAAGGTCACTCAAGAAAAGAAGGTGCTGGAGGTGCACGTTGAGAAGGGAATGCAGCATGGTCAAAAGATTGTGTTTGAGGGACAAGCTGATCAAGCG CCTGATACAATCGCTGGAGACATTGTTTTTGTATTGCAACTGAAGGAGCACCCCAAGTTCAAACGAAAGTTTGATGATCTCTATGTAGAGCACACCATCAGTTTAACAGAGGCTCTTTGTGGGTTTCAGTTTGCCCTTACCCATCTTGATGGCAGACAACTTCTGATCAAATCAAATCCTGAGGAAATCATTAAGCCTG GTCAATCAAAAGCAATCAATGAGGAAGGAATGCCGCATCACCAGAGGCCGTTTATTAAGGGTCGGCTCTACATTCACTTCAATGTGGATTTCCCAGAGTCGGGAATTCTCTCTCCTGAACAATGCCGGACTCTAGAGACAATACTGCCCCCAAGGGCTAGCAAGCACTTGACAGACATGGAGCTGGACAATTGTGAGGAGACCACTTTGCATGATGTTAACATGGAGGATGAGACGAGACGTAGgcggcagcagcagcagcagcagcagcaataCCCAGAGGcatatgatgaagatgatgagccATCAATGCCAAGAGTGCAGTGTGCACAGCAGTAA
- the LOC109016268 gene encoding chaperone protein dnaJ A6-like isoform X2 encodes MFGRGPKKSDNTKYYEILGVSKSASQDELKKAYKKAAIKNHPDKGGDPEKFKEIAQAYDVLNDPEKREIYDQYGEDALKEGMGGAGPSHNPFDIYEAFFGGGGSSRVRRQKHGEDVVHTLKVSLDDLYNGTSKKLSLSRNILCQKCKGKGSKSGVSGRCYGCQGTGMKITTRQIRLGMIQQMQHVCPECRGSGEVISERDKCLQCKGNKVTQEKKVLEVHVEKGMQHGQKIVFEGQADQAPDTIAGDIVFVLQLKEHPKFKRKFDDLYVEHTISLTEALCGFQFALTHLDGRQLLIKSNPEEIIKPGQSKAINEEGMPHHQRPFIKGRLYIHFNVDFPESGILSPEQCRTLETILPPRASKHLTDMELDNCEETTLHDVNMEDETRRRRQQQQQQQQYPEAYDEDDEPSMPRVQCAQQ; translated from the exons ATGTTTGGGCGTGGGCCAAAGAAGAGTGACAACACCAAGTACTATGAAATTCTTGGTGTTTCAAAAAGTGCAAGTCAAGATGAATTGAAGAAGGCATATAAAAAAGCTGCAATCAAGAATCATCCGGACAAAGGTGGAGATCCTGAGAAG TTTAAGGAAATAGCTCAAGCCTATGATGTTCTCAACGATCCAGAGAAAAGAGAAATCTATGACCAATATGGTGAAGATGCTCTCAAGGAGGGAATGGGAGGAGCTGGTCCCTCACATAATCCATTTGATATATATGAGGCATTTTTTGGTG GTGGCGGCAGTTCACGAGTAAGAAGGCAGAAACATGGAGAGGATGTGGTGCATACTCTGAAGGTTTCTTTGGATGACCTGTACAATGGCACATCAAAGAAACTCTCCCTTTCTAGGAATATCTTGTGCCAAAAGTGTAAAGG GAAAGGCTCGAAAAGTGGAGTATCTGGGAGATGTTATGGGTGCCAAGGTACAGGAATGAAAATTACGACTCGACAGATTCGTTTGGGCATGATTCAACAGATGCAACACGTCTGTCCTGAATGCAGAGGCTCAG GTGAGGTCATCAGTGAGAGAGATAAATGCCTCCAATGCAAAGGAAACAAGGTCACTCAAGAAAAGAAGGTGCTGGAGGTGCACGTTGAGAAGGGAATGCAGCATGGTCAAAAGATTGTGTTTGAGGGACAAGCTGATCAAGCG CCTGATACAATCGCTGGAGACATTGTTTTTGTATTGCAACTGAAGGAGCACCCCAAGTTCAAACGAAAGTTTGATGATCTCTATGTAGAGCACACCATCAGTTTAACAGAGGCTCTTTGTGGGTTTCAGTTTGCCCTTACCCATCTTGATGGCAGACAACTTCTGATCAAATCAAATCCTGAGGAAATCATTAAGCCTG GTCAATCAAAAGCAATCAATGAGGAAGGAATGCCGCATCACCAGAGGCCGTTTATTAAGGGTCGGCTCTACATTCACTTCAATGTGGATTTCCCAGAGTCGGGAATTCTCTCTCCTGAACAATGCCGGACTCTAGAGACAATACTGCCCCCAAGGGCTAGCAAGCACTTGACAGACATGGAGCTGGACAATTGTGAGGAGACCACTTTGCATGATGTTAACATGGAGGATGAGACGAGACGTAGgcggcagcagcagcagcagcagcagcaataCCCAGAGGcatatgatgaagatgatgagccATCAATGCCAAGAGTGCAGTGTGCACAGCAGTAA